The Candidatus Hydrogenedens sp. genome contains the following window.
GGGGTAGAAGGCAAGGAATATGACGGGATTGGAGAGCCTGGTGTTATTTTCAGTCCCGATAGTCGTAGAGTGGCGTATTGGGCTATGCGTGGTGATAAGTGGTTTATAGTGGTAGACGGAGAAGAAGGTAAGGAATACGACGGATTTGGAGATCTTATCTTCAGTCCTGATAGTCGTAGGGTGGCGTATTCCACTGGGCGCGGAGATAAAATGTTTGTAGTTATAGACGGAGAGGAAGGCAAGGAATACGATGAGATTATGGAAGGATCTCCTATCTTCAGTGCTGATAGTCGTAGGGTGGCGTATTCCGCTAAGCGGGGGGGCAAGTGGTTTGTAGTGGTAGACGGAGAGGAAGGCAAGGAATACGATGGGATTGGTGCAGGTTCTCTTATTTTCAGTCCTGATAGTCGTAGGGTAATGTATTCAGCTGGGCGTGGAAATAAGAGGTTTGTAGTGGTAGACGGAGAGGAAAGTAAGGGATATGACGGGATTGGAGCAGGTNNNNNNNNNNNNNNNNNNNNNNNNNNNNNNNNNNNNNNNNNNNNNNNNNNNNNNNNNNNNNNNNNNNNNNNNNNNNNNNNNNNNNNNNNNNNNNNNNNNNTCTCTTATTTTCAGTCCTGATAGTCGTAGGGTGGCGTATTCCGCTAAGCGTGGGGATAAGTGGGTTGTAGTGGTAGACGGGGTAGAAGGCAAGGAATATGATGGGATTGGAGCAGGTTCTCTTATTTTCAGTCCTGATAGTCGTAGGGTGGCGTATTCCGCTAAGCGTGGGGGTAAGTGGGTAGTAGTAGTAGACGGAGTGGAAGGCAAAGAATACGGGGTTGTTCTAACAGGTAGCAACCTTGTCTTCGACTCGCCTACACATTTGCATACTCTCGCTGGCCGTGGTAACGAAGTCTTCCTACTTGAGATAGATATTGTTGAAAAATAGGTAACGTAATCTTAGGATAAAGCGTAGGTAGAACTAAAATATAACAAACGTAATCGTTTTTTGCTCTGCTTCATTTAAAGCGAACACATAAGATTTTTACTTACATTCCTTTTCTCTTCTGCGTAAATCCAGTAATAGGATTGAGGTTAAGATTAACTCATAAAATCATCTTTTCTAAGATTATACTGAATTCGGGTATTCTCTGAAATGCTACTTTTTCTTGGTGACCATTTGTAACCGCAGGAGTTGCACTTGTATATGCATCTTTTTATCCAACCTATTCGTTTGAATTGGTAGTACGGACAATGCGGGTACGTTTTGAGCAGTCTGAGTGCTTGCAGGTATCTGTAAGCGCTCTCTTCCTCTGCTGATATCTTTGCTATTTCCATTATCTCAACTGCTTCTCTTCTTTTTTTATTCTCTCTAATAAAGCATTTCTCTAAAAATTATTCTATGTGAATTAATAATATTTTGATAAATAAAAATATAATTTATAATGTATATAAATTTATTAAAACATACATTTAATAACCCATTTTTCTTCAATCTTACTGGGGGTAGGGAATAGATAGACAACACTTGATTGGGTATCCCAGTTAGCGTATTCGGTAGCATTTACTAAGACCTTTTTAATGGATTTATTGGAAGGATGTCGGATTCTGAGTATTATTTTGCTGAAATCCACATCTTTTTTGAGATATACATTCCCATCTATTTCATTGTTATCTAATGAATATAAATCATAACTTACTTTGCCGAAGTAGGTATCGGCGTTTGTAATTGTAATTTGCTTTCCTGATTCGAGCCAATAGGATGGAACAAATGGTGCCAACCAGAGAACATCTTTATCTTCACGGATAAACATTTTTCGTGTTTGAACAAGGAACCAACCCGTTTCATGTGTTTTATTCCATGCTCCGATATTATGAAAGTGTTCCCAGAATGACAGGTTTTCAGTATTCAATAATGAAGGAATAGCATTAAAATAAGAACGGATAAAAGGCTTTATTTCGTCTCGCATAGCATAAGTTTCCGCTATTCGCGTGTAATAGGGTTGGATTTTTGAAAATCCCCCCAAATTGAATGGGTCTTGTTTATTTCCTTCTTCTGGATAATCTCCTTCACCACTAAAAGCGAACCAGTAATCGGAATGGAGGAACCAGTAATCTTCCATGTGCTGGACAATGTTTTCCGCATCGTTGCTGTATGGCTCCAGTACACCGAGAGGGATTAGATGATGCGGTCCTAATTCAACATCATACGCCCAACTTCTGCCGGCATCTTCTCCGGGAAACATTTCACCGGAGGTGCCGAAGGTATATAAGTTAGGTGGATAGGGTAAAATCCATCTCCCATTTGAAAGCGGTAATACAGGTGTTCTCTCCTTATTCCATTCGAATGCTCTTAAAATAGATGCATTTAAATCCTTTGCTCCTTCTATATATTTATCTGCTAATGGATGGTTTATATCTTTTAATATGGAACCCACTCCATTAAGTCCTGCACAAAAATGTCCCTGGATAGCGAACCGATATGCAAAACGATTCCAATCCGCGCCAACACCTGGTGGCATAAGCCCGTATTCTGGCACTTTATCTCCATTTCCTTCCATTTTTTTCGTTTTCTCACACTGTGCCATTATCCAATCGCAAACTCGGGATAGTTTATCCGCATATTTTGTTAACCATTCTTTATCCCTTGTAAGTCGGTAATGTTCGGCTAATGTCCATAAATGCCAGCCTGTTCCCATTAATGTATACCCTGTGGTCAGATAACCTGCATCATTATACTTGCTTATGAAGTATTCCAGAGATTTCTTCGAAAACTCATGCCAGCCCATAAGGTCCATTCCATATACAATGGAATGAGCTTCACTTTCTAATGGACCGTATGACATAGAGGCTATCCATGGAGCAATTAAATCCTCTTCGGAACGTCCTGCAATTAAACAGTGCACCTGCGATGCTTTAATAACATTGTTAAGTAAGGGTTCAGGTATATCTATTTTCATTGAGTCTGCACATAAGTTTTCCCAGTATTTCACTGTTTCTCCCAGGAGTTCTTCTTCTTTTATTTGCTCTAATACTTTTATATCTATATTTATATCTGATGGGATGATGACAAATAATTTGATAAATGACCCTGGAGATATTGGATGGTTTATAAGAATATTTTCTCCACTTATTTCCCCAATTGAATTCTCTATTTTGCAAATACCTACTATCTTCTCTTGCTTCTTTACAACTATAATATTATGTTTCTTTTCTAATTCTGCTTTTATTCCCTCTTTTTTGTTGGAGTAAAAAGAAAGAGAGAAATCTGGAGTTTTTTCTTTCACATCATTATTTTTTATTTCAAAATCCGAAATACACAAAGATTTTTTTTCTTTATAGGGAGCAACAAAGGTTCTTAAAAAATATGTAATGCCGTTATCATTTTTTTCAATTACAGGGATAGGGAGCCAGGCATTATAAAGAGTGCGTTTTAATTTGTCGGTATTCCCCATACGAACCTTCATAAAAAGGTCGTTAAACTGGATAGAACCTTCTCTCTCCACAATGAATTTATTATTATCACACGCAAGGGATAGCATCGTGGGTCCATTATCCTGAATGGGACGGTGAATCTTTTCCATGGCATTTGGAAAAGTTTGTTCTGGAAGAGAACGGACGCTATCAAGAACACTTTGCTTGCCTTCTATCGTCTTTTTGTATTCATTTATTGTAAGAGAGGAAGATTGTAAAACTGCGAAAACACCTGCAGAAGGCACATAAACACAGGGATGGCTCATGATGTCCTCAACTGCAATACAAAACTTTGTATCTGGCAAACGAATCCATAACAGGGTTCTATCCCCTTTATCACTTCGAGGGACACTATAAAGGAGATTAAGTGTTAATGGCTCAGGAAGTTTCCATATTTGATTTAACGGATGTAACGATTCTAAAAACTTTCCATTATAAATCTGAAGGGTTGCCTGAGTATTTGTATCGTTTTTTTCTTTTTCCAATCTTATAACGGTTTTTTCCCAGTATGAATTGCTATATGCATTCAATTTTTTTATATATAGTGGTTTGTCAGTTTCAAAGACCCATCTAACTTTTTCTGTGCCTTTCCAGATAAAAAGATTATCCCGCCATGGTATATGCAAAGCACATTGGGTCCCTTTCATTTCAATCT
Protein-coding sequences here:
- a CDS encoding NPCBM/NEW2 domain-containing protein; translated protein: MIRTLLKIHRLIMICLFVISLPCFSDKMVYLSDMPERIISITQGWGETGWDVSAHASGQTPMELQIGEKKYQKGIGHHAVGEIVVDLGGKYKHFECEVGVQKQSGTNTGSVIFQIFVDDEKRWDSGVIRELDSPVPVKINLDNARELRLVVKDGNDGITCDCANWADAKLILTGNEEKTNKDNNLDIASFADVITCDPRRYEGARCSRVEEFPPEDVFLEKKITLQESGLYEVPDYEGLKCIGLRWYERRKLTDLEIEFADDNTPSKIRVEVWTGESPWQGKWQNVNGEIEMKGTQCALHIPWRDNLFIWKGTEKVRWVFETDKPLYIKKLNAYSNSYWEKTVIRLEKEKNDTNTQATLQIYNGKFLESLHPLNQIWKLPEPLTLNLLYSVPRSDKGDRTLLWIRLPDTKFCIAVEDIMSHPCVYVPSAGVFAVLQSSSLTINEYKKTIEGKQSVLDSVRSLPEQTFPNAMEKIHRPIQDNGPTMLSLACDNNKFIVEREGSIQFNDLFMKVRMGNTDKLKRTLYNAWLPIPVIEKNDNGITYFLRTFVAPYKEKKSLCISDFEIKNNDVKEKTPDFSLSFYSNKKEGIKAELEKKHNIIVVKKQEKIVGICKIENSIGEISGENILINHPISPGSFIKLFVIIPSDINIDIKVLEQIKEEELLGETVKYWENLCADSMKIDIPEPLLNNVIKASQVHCLIAGRSEEDLIAPWIASMSYGPLESEAHSIVYGMDLMGWHEFSKKSLEYFISKYNDAGYLTTGYTLMGTGWHLWTLAEHYRLTRDKEWLTKYADKLSRVCDWIMAQCEKTKKMEGNGDKVPEYGLMPPGVGADWNRFAYRFAIQGHFCAGLNGVGSILKDINHPLADKYIEGAKDLNASILRAFEWNKERTPVLPLSNGRWILPYPPNLYTFGTSGEMFPGEDAGRSWAYDVELGPHHLIPLGVLEPYSNDAENIVQHMEDYWFLHSDYWFAFSGEGDYPEEGNKQDPFNLGGFSKIQPYYTRIAETYAMRDEIKPFIRSYFNAIPSLLNTENLSFWEHFHNIGAWNKTHETGWFLVQTRKMFIREDKDVLWLAPFVPSYWLESGKQITITNADTYFGKVSYDLYSLDNNEIDGNVYLKKDVDFSKIILRIRHPSNKSIKKVLVNATEYANWDTQSSVVYLFPTPSKIEEKWVIKCMF